The genomic window CCTGGCACACCTCCCAGCCGACACCGCCCACGACGCGATCGCCCGTGCCGGGCGCGTAGAAGCCGTAGAAGGTGTCCAGGACGCTCGCCCCGGTGCCGCCCAGGTGAGCGGCGCCCTCCACGAGCAGGGTGGAAGCGCCCCGACGAGCGGCCGCGACGGCTGCCGCGGAGCCCGCCGATCCGCCGCCGACGACCACCACATCGCCGTCCCACAGCAGCGGATGACGCTCGGCCTCCGCCTGACTGATACGTGCGCTCTGACTGGTGCGTGCGCTGTTCACCTCAGGTGCCACCCTCCGTCTACGGGGATCACCGTGCCGGTCGTGCGGGAGGCGGCGTCCGACAGCAGCCAGAGGGCGGTGTCGGCGATCTCCTCGGGGCTGCAAGCGCGTGCACCGAGCGGCATCAACTGCGGCATTCGGTCCTGGATCGTGGGATCGGTCATGGCGCGTGCGGCCATCGGGGTGTCCACCAGGCCGGCCGCGACGATGTTGACGCGCACACCCCTGGGGGCTCCGGTGAAGGCGGCCGACCGCACCAGGGGGACCAGGGCGCCCTTCGCGCTGGCGTAGGCCGCGGTGAGGAAGTCCTCGTCCAGTGTGCTCGCCAGTGCCGAGCCGATGACGACGATCGACCCGCCCGAGCCGGACAGCTGCCGTAGGCCGGCGCGGAGCAGATAGAACACCGAGTCGAGGTCGACCCGGTGCACTTCGTGCCATGCCTCGTCGCTGCACTCATCCACCGGCCCGTCGCCGAGACGCCGGCCGGACATGCCCACCGCGTGCACGA from Streptomyces sp. DSM 40750 includes these protein-coding regions:
- a CDS encoding SDR family NAD(P)-dependent oxidoreductase, with translation MKRLLVAGAQGGIGAACVNAARAAGAQVFEADRDTHDITVSAGADAAVAQAAEALDGLDGIVHAVGMSGRRLGDGPVDECSDEAWHEVHRVDLDSVFYLLRAGLRQLSGSGGSIVVIGSALASTLDEDFLTAAYASAKGALVPLVRSAAFTGAPRGVRVNIVAAGLVDTPMAARAMTDPTIQDRMPQLMPLGARACSPEEIADTALWLLSDAASRTTGTVIPVDGGWHLR